A single region of the Triticum dicoccoides isolate Atlit2015 ecotype Zavitan chromosome 2B, WEW_v2.0, whole genome shotgun sequence genome encodes:
- the LOC119368264 gene encoding flavonoid O-methyltransferase-like protein Os11g0303600, with protein sequence MANTSSAELLQAEAELVRHSLGYLKSMALHSAVKLGIPDALHRCGGAASLPDLLSTLALPCSKRPYLSRLMKMLAVEGIFTAVAVDVPAAGEGVATVPSVRYGLSPVSRLLVSGSGACLSPCMLMGTSPLFLEASLRLPQWFQRDGEGEPAFAMAHGESPYGAAGHDMEFNALVNEAMGSDSRYMAELVVRDCGEVFTGLTSLVDVGGGNDTMATAIAKAFPHVRCSVLDLPHVIQGVSAHESVEFAAGDMMEYVPPADAVLLKCVLHNWSDEDCVKILTKCREAIAQGARAGKVIIIDAVVGSPSHSQQVLEAQVLMDMQMMMLFMSKEREELNWQKIFMEAGFSHYKIQPVLGMRSIIQLYP encoded by the exons ATGGCCAACACCTCAAGCGCTGAGCTTTTGCAAGCTGAGGCAGAGCTTGTGCGCCACTCCTTAGGCTACCTCAAGTCCATGGCGTTGCACAGCGCGGTAAAGCTTGGAATCCCCGATGCTCTCCACCGCTGCGGTGGCGCGGCCTCTTTGCCCGACCTGTTATCCACCCTTGCCCTCCCTTGTAGCAAACGACCATACCTGTCTCGGCTCATGAAGATGCTAGCCGTGGAAGGAATCTTCACGGCTGTGGCTGTTGATGTTCCTGCCGCTGGCGAGGGCGTCGCCACTGTGCCGAGCGTCCGGTACGGCCTCAGCCCGGTGTCTCGCCTTCTCGTCAGCGGCAGCGGCGCGTGCCTGTCCCCGTGCATGCTCATGGGCACCTCGCCGCTGTTTCTGGAGGCTTCTCTCCGACTGCCCCAGTGGTTTCAGAGGGACGGCGAGGGTGAGCCGGCGTTCGCCATGGCGCACGGCGAGAGCCCCTACGGCGCCGCTGGCCATGACATGGAGTTCAACGCGCTGGTGAACGAGGCGATGGGGTCCGACAGCCGATACATGGCGGAGCTCGTCGTCCGCGATTGCGGCGAGGTGTTCACGGGCCTAACGTCTCTGGTCGACGTCGGCGGCGGGAACGACACCATGGCGACGGCCATCGCCAAGGCCTTCCCGCATGTCAGGTGTTCGGTGTTGGACCTCCCGCATGTTATACAAGGCGTCTCAGCACATGAGTCGGTTGAGTTTGCTGCCGGCGACATGATGGAATACGTTCCACCAGCTGATGCAGTTCTGCTTAAG TGTGTGCTACACAACTGGAGCGACGAGGATTGTGTGAAGATCCTGACAAAATGCAGAGAGGCCATTGCCCAAGGAGCGAGAGCAGGGAAGGTGATAATCATCGATGCTGTTGTTGGATCTCCCTCACACTCACAGCAAGTACTTGAAGCCCAAGTCTTGATGGACATGCAAATGATGATGCTGTTCATGAGCAAAGAACGCGAGGAACTCAACTGGCAAAAGATATTCATGGAAGCAGGATTTAGTCATTACAAAATACAGCCTGTCCTAGGAATGCGATCCATCATCCAACTCTACCCATAG